One region of Haloprofundus salilacus genomic DNA includes:
- a CDS encoding HIT family protein — translation MADDCIFCKIVAGEIPGRTVYETDSVLAFLDANPLASGHTLVIPKAHAERLDDLSAGAAADVFAAVHELTPRVESAVDADAVTVGINDGSAAGQEVPHVHVHLVPRFEGDGGGPIHAVAGERPDLSDAELDAIAADIAE, via the coding sequence ATGGCCGACGACTGTATCTTCTGTAAAATCGTCGCGGGCGAAATACCTGGACGCACCGTCTACGAGACCGACTCTGTGCTGGCGTTCCTCGACGCCAATCCGCTGGCGTCGGGACACACCCTTGTCATCCCGAAAGCGCACGCCGAGCGCCTCGACGACCTCTCGGCGGGCGCCGCCGCCGACGTGTTCGCGGCGGTCCACGAACTTACGCCGCGAGTCGAGTCGGCCGTCGACGCCGACGCGGTTACCGTCGGCATCAACGACGGCAGCGCCGCCGGGCAGGAGGTGCCGCACGTCCACGTCCACCTCGTCCCGCGCTTCGAGGGCGACGGCGGCGGTCCGATTCACGCCGTCGCGGGCGAACGCCCCGACCTCTCGG
- a CDS encoding uracil-DNA glycosylase — translation MPDHPDECEKNVLEPGCSRCPALVESRTCISWGNGPVDADVVVVGEAPGAGDPDAETWKGGNHTGFAYTSRHSGRRVRSLFESLGYADRTYYTNAVNCFPEGDDGSNREPTREERRSCRTHLETELGQVSPDLVVTTGKHATATLLAFDGEILGGFLDRVLEPFDSRTLEVRVLPLLHPSYQEVWLSRLGYTPERYREAIAAHLP, via the coding sequence ATGCCCGACCACCCCGACGAGTGCGAAAAGAACGTGCTCGAACCGGGGTGTTCGCGCTGTCCGGCGCTCGTCGAGTCGCGCACCTGCATCTCGTGGGGGAACGGACCCGTAGACGCCGACGTCGTGGTCGTCGGCGAAGCGCCCGGTGCGGGTGACCCCGACGCCGAGACGTGGAAGGGCGGCAACCACACCGGCTTCGCGTACACGTCGAGGCACTCCGGTCGCCGCGTCCGCTCGTTGTTCGAGTCGCTCGGCTACGCCGATCGGACGTACTACACGAACGCGGTGAACTGCTTTCCGGAGGGCGACGACGGGTCGAACCGCGAACCGACGCGCGAGGAGCGCCGGAGCTGCCGAACACACCTCGAAACCGAACTCGGACAGGTCTCCCCCGACCTCGTGGTCACGACCGGGAAACACGCGACTGCGACGCTGCTCGCGTTCGACGGAGAGATACTCGGCGGCTTCCTCGACCGGGTGCTGGAGCCGTTCGACTCCCGAACGCTAGAGGTTCGCGTCCTCCCGCTTCTGCACCCCTCGTACCAGGAGGTGTGGCTCTCGCGGTTGGGTTACACGCCGGAGAGGTATCGCGAGGCTATCGCCGCGCACCTCCCCTGA